The following proteins are encoded in a genomic region of Acidimicrobiia bacterium:
- a CDS encoding fumarylacetoacetate hydrolase family protein produces the protein MRIARIAGPSGPAYVVQVGDGSWIDLRPLGIDVTTTPELTEAADALAALDVEALGGGVVDPTFLAPVVAPGKLMAIGLNYSDHIRETNSNAPVNPILFMKANTSLTGPEDDIIVDAAMTSMADYETELTAIIGRRTKGVSKSEALDAVFGYTVANDVTARDCMKSDGQLVRSKSFDTYCPIGPWITTADEVPDPQALGIKTLVNGEVRQDSTTGEMLFPLDHLIHFLARGMTLEPGDVLLTGTPHGVGFVMDPPRFLQPGDVVECEVEGLGKLRNRVVAPAK, from the coding sequence ATGAGAATCGCTCGAATTGCCGGGCCGTCCGGCCCCGCCTATGTGGTGCAGGTTGGAGACGGGTCGTGGATCGATCTGCGGCCGCTTGGCATCGACGTAACGACCACGCCGGAGCTGACCGAGGCCGCTGATGCGCTGGCCGCCCTGGACGTCGAGGCTTTGGGTGGAGGCGTCGTGGATCCGACGTTCCTCGCCCCGGTGGTCGCCCCCGGCAAGCTGATGGCGATAGGTCTCAACTACTCGGACCACATTCGTGAAACCAACTCGAACGCGCCGGTGAACCCGATCCTGTTCATGAAAGCGAATACGTCGCTGACAGGGCCCGAGGACGACATCATCGTTGATGCAGCCATGACCTCAATGGCCGACTACGAGACCGAACTCACCGCCATTATCGGGCGCCGTACCAAAGGCGTCTCCAAGAGCGAAGCACTCGATGCCGTCTTCGGCTACACCGTTGCCAACGACGTCACCGCCCGCGACTGCATGAAGTCCGACGGCCAGTTGGTCCGGTCCAAGAGCTTCGATACCTACTGTCCGATCGGGCCGTGGATCACCACCGCCGACGAGGTACCCGATCCGCAGGCACTCGGGATCAAGACGCTGGTCAACGGGGAAGTACGGCAGGACTCCACGACGGGCGAGATGCTGTTCCCGCTCGACCACCTCATTCACTTCCTTGCCAGGGGAATGACCTTGGAGCCCGGTGACGTGTTGCTGACCGGAACCCCACACGGAGTGGGGTTCGTCATGGATCCGCCCCGTTTCCTCCAACCCGGGGACGTTGTGGAGTGTGAAGTGGAGGGGCTAGGTAAGCTCCGCAATCGGGTCGTCGCACCCGCCAAGTAA
- a CDS encoding pyruvate carboxyltransferase — MSEHPWKTDMFFSSPWNYLPEVTDSFNLPEKIQIHDVTLRDGEQQAGVEFTVDDKLRIAEALSEAGIHRIEAGLPAVSPSDTEAVKRIAAAGFDAEIYAFSRCMISDVELALECGVSGVIMEVPASHHVIEKAYRWPLERAIEASVESTLFAHENGLKVTFFPIDATRATMTDLLDDLEAVATNGYVDNIGLVDTFGVCSPHAITYYTRRVRERLKVPVETHFHMDFGMGVANTILAAGEGASVLQTTVSGIGERAGNAPTEETVLALLTMYGVDLGIKTEKFTEIARLVADLSGVQQPSNRPVTGEKLYNVESGIITTWLKNVGDDLTEPFPYRPELVGQPQPEAVLGKGSGIDSVAIWLGKNGINDAETTQIETILAEVKGKSLAKKGLLTNDEFLEIVGEVLPGRTG, encoded by the coding sequence ATGTCAGAACACCCGTGGAAAACAGATATGTTCTTCTCGAGCCCCTGGAATTACTTGCCAGAGGTGACCGATTCGTTCAATCTGCCCGAGAAGATTCAAATCCACGACGTCACACTGCGAGATGGTGAGCAACAAGCCGGCGTTGAGTTCACCGTAGACGACAAACTGCGAATAGCCGAGGCTCTCTCGGAGGCTGGTATCCATCGCATCGAAGCAGGTCTGCCTGCGGTCTCTCCATCCGATACCGAGGCGGTGAAACGGATCGCGGCGGCGGGATTCGATGCTGAGATCTATGCGTTTTCGCGTTGCATGATCTCCGATGTCGAACTGGCCCTCGAATGCGGTGTATCCGGGGTGATCATGGAGGTTCCGGCCAGTCATCACGTGATTGAGAAGGCCTACCGCTGGCCGCTGGAACGAGCGATCGAAGCATCGGTCGAGTCGACTCTGTTCGCCCACGAGAACGGCCTCAAAGTCACGTTCTTCCCGATCGACGCAACGCGCGCCACGATGACCGACTTGCTCGACGATCTCGAAGCAGTGGCCACGAACGGTTACGTCGACAACATCGGCCTGGTTGACACGTTCGGCGTTTGTTCACCCCACGCCATCACCTACTACACGCGCCGGGTTCGGGAACGTTTGAAGGTGCCGGTCGAGACACACTTCCACATGGACTTCGGTATGGGCGTCGCCAACACCATCCTGGCCGCAGGCGAGGGCGCCTCGGTGCTCCAAACCACCGTGAGCGGCATCGGGGAACGGGCCGGAAACGCCCCAACTGAGGAGACGGTGCTGGCCCTCCTCACGATGTACGGCGTCGACCTCGGCATCAAGACCGAGAAATTCACAGAGATTGCCCGTCTGGTGGCCGACTTATCGGGAGTCCAGCAACCTTCGAATCGACCTGTGACCGGAGAGAAGCTGTACAACGTCGAATCCGGGATCATCACCACCTGGTTGAAGAACGTCGGTGATGACCTCACCGAGCCCTTCCCCTACCGGCCGGAACTCGTTGGTCAGCCGCAGCCGGAGGCCGTCCTCGGCAAGGGCTCCGGTATCGATTCAGTTGCCATCTGGCTCGGCAAGAACGGGATCAACGACGCAGAGACGACTCAGATCGAGACGATCCTCGCTGAAGTCAAGGGCAAGTCGCTCGCCAAGAAAGGGCTTCTCACCAACGACGAATTCCTCGAGATCGTCGGAGAGGTACTGCCGGGCCGGACCGGCTAG
- a CDS encoding GntR family transcriptional regulator translates to MSEPMGGTATNAGSISNARRTTHELVLEMLRRQILSGELAAGARLVQSELALSMEVSTTPVREALRDLASEGLVRFDPHIGAVVQGLSSVEFREIYEVRMLLEPMAIRKATGAMTAELLDRLEQIHHSMQEEEDPARWVQLNRSFHLGIYETGVSPRIAAIIRSLQDASVMYVGVALGQTDLLGEGNEGHGAIISALRAGDPDMAAKATLHHLQVTMKAFDSLHD, encoded by the coding sequence GTGAGTGAACCGATGGGTGGGACGGCGACCAATGCCGGCTCGATCTCCAACGCCCGAAGAACCACCCACGAACTCGTTCTAGAGATGCTGCGGCGACAGATCCTCTCAGGCGAACTCGCCGCCGGCGCTCGTCTGGTCCAGTCGGAACTCGCTCTTTCGATGGAGGTGAGTACGACCCCCGTTCGAGAAGCTCTGCGCGATCTCGCATCTGAGGGCCTGGTCAGATTCGACCCTCACATTGGAGCCGTCGTGCAGGGGTTGAGCTCCGTCGAGTTCCGCGAGATCTACGAAGTTCGGATGCTTCTCGAGCCGATGGCGATACGCAAGGCCACGGGTGCGATGACGGCTGAGCTCCTGGATCGCCTCGAGCAGATCCATCATTCAATGCAGGAAGAGGAGGATCCCGCTCGCTGGGTCCAGCTCAATCGAAGTTTCCACCTGGGTATCTATGAGACGGGTGTCTCTCCCCGGATCGCCGCCATCATTCGATCATTGCAGGATGCCTCAGTGATGTACGTCGGCGTCGCGCTCGGTCAAACCGATCTGCTCGGCGAAGGAAATGAGGGCCACGGTGCCATCATCAGCGCGCTTCGCGCCGGCGATCCGGACATGGCAGCCAAAGCGACGCTCCATCACCTCCAGGTGACGATGAAGGCATTCGACAGCCTCCACGACTGA
- a CDS encoding ABC transporter permease: protein MTQKTETHGVPSAMSDAEELWYSGKWIDRVPQPVSIFVLGVSMLGVWWLIAELEFVSRILLPGPAETFEELWDTTKNIVTGGHIAEGLWITTQEVIWGFISAAVLGFLLGVVVGETRLGRRAVMPYLVSFNALPKVAFAPVFVAWFGFGVNSKIVMAAFIAFFPVIVDTAAGLAAVDAETQMLFQSMESSRWQTLRKLKLPSALPFIFAGLKTAAVFSVVGAVVGEYLGGGHGLGELIRFSAQTLRIDRVFALIVYLGVIGLLLFGLVAWTERKLLFWHKSEIFEIQGTG, encoded by the coding sequence ATGACACAGAAGACTGAAACCCATGGTGTTCCCAGCGCGATGTCAGACGCGGAGGAGCTTTGGTATTCGGGCAAGTGGATCGACCGGGTTCCACAACCGGTCTCGATCTTTGTTCTCGGGGTATCGATGCTTGGTGTCTGGTGGCTGATCGCCGAACTCGAGTTCGTCTCCCGGATTCTTCTTCCGGGTCCGGCGGAAACGTTCGAAGAGCTGTGGGATACGACCAAGAACATCGTTACCGGCGGGCATATTGCGGAGGGTCTTTGGATCACCACCCAGGAAGTGATTTGGGGCTTCATCTCGGCCGCGGTCCTTGGCTTCTTGCTCGGGGTGGTGGTCGGTGAAACCCGGTTGGGGCGGAGAGCGGTCATGCCCTACCTGGTTTCATTCAATGCACTCCCAAAGGTCGCGTTCGCCCCGGTCTTTGTGGCCTGGTTTGGGTTCGGCGTCAATTCGAAAATCGTGATGGCGGCGTTCATCGCTTTCTTCCCGGTGATTGTCGACACGGCAGCCGGTTTGGCGGCAGTCGACGCGGAAACTCAGATGCTGTTCCAATCGATGGAGTCCTCTAGGTGGCAGACGCTGCGCAAGTTGAAACTGCCTTCCGCTCTGCCGTTCATCTTCGCCGGACTCAAGACGGCGGCGGTGTTCTCGGTAGTCGGGGCAGTGGTCGGCGAGTATCTCGGCGGAGGCCATGGATTGGGTGAGCTGATCAGGTTTAGCGCCCAAACGCTGCGGATCGATCGGGTCTTCGCGCTGATCGTCTACCTCGGCGTCATCGGCCTCCTTCTGTTCGGCCTGGTGGCCTGGACTGAGAGGAAGCTGTTGTTCTGGCACAAGTCTGAGATCTTCGAGATCCAGGGCACGGGCTGA
- a CDS encoding NAD(P)-dependent oxidoreductase has translation MDVGFMGLGAMGRPMASNLARAGHRVVAWNRSPLEAPEGVESAGSPRAVGEQTEVAFVMVSAADAVEEVVFGENGWADGAKPGSVLIQSSTVGPAAAERIGARVAAAGFGFLDAPVSGSVKPAESAQLTVLGGGDQALFDRFQSLFDAISKRTVVFGPVGSGSVAKLGVNGFLVAVIAAASESLSWLREADPELDITTFASVIERISPLAAARAESITGEAPAGGFSLRQAAKDMELVGEEFGSGGVMEAVRSLTRSGLELGFGELDVSCLGAVVRNQGKA, from the coding sequence ATGGACGTAGGATTCATGGGATTGGGCGCCATGGGACGACCTATGGCTTCAAACCTCGCACGAGCAGGACACCGGGTGGTCGCCTGGAATCGCTCACCGCTCGAGGCGCCCGAGGGAGTCGAATCGGCCGGCTCTCCACGGGCCGTCGGCGAGCAAACGGAAGTCGCCTTCGTCATGGTCTCGGCCGCCGATGCGGTCGAAGAAGTCGTGTTTGGCGAGAACGGCTGGGCCGATGGGGCCAAGCCGGGATCGGTGCTCATCCAATCATCCACCGTCGGACCGGCCGCCGCCGAGCGTATCGGAGCACGAGTCGCAGCAGCAGGGTTTGGTTTCCTCGACGCACCGGTCAGTGGCTCGGTGAAACCGGCCGAATCCGCCCAACTGACGGTTCTCGGCGGCGGCGACCAGGCCCTGTTCGACCGCTTCCAGAGTCTGTTCGACGCAATCTCCAAACGAACCGTGGTGTTCGGACCGGTCGGGAGCGGGTCGGTAGCCAAGCTCGGAGTGAACGGGTTTCTCGTAGCTGTGATCGCGGCTGCTTCCGAGAGTCTGTCGTGGCTCCGCGAAGCAGATCCCGAACTCGATATCACAACCTTTGCCTCGGTCATCGAGCGGATTTCTCCGTTGGCGGCAGCCCGGGCTGAATCCATAACCGGTGAGGCGCCGGCGGGAGGCTTCTCGCTCCGGCAGGCTGCGAAAGACATGGAACTGGTCGGCGAGGAGTTTGGTTCCGGAGGCGTCATGGAAGCGGTGCGCAGCCTGACCCGATCGGGCCTCGAGCTGGGATTCGGCGAGCTCGACGTGTCGTGTCTCGGTGCTGTTGTCCGCAACCAGGGCAAAGCGTGA